A window of Pomacea canaliculata isolate SZHN2017 linkage group LG3, ASM307304v1, whole genome shotgun sequence contains these coding sequences:
- the LOC112559949 gene encoding G-protein coupled receptor GRL101-like, with the protein MEINNKGLFKVKRLNKTSSCPETHFQCPNGYCVPVYVRCNGVFDCPGKGDEADCETYTCPGYYRCRGSRVCVHADHLCDTWPQCPQADDELLCNLTCPDTCVCHGLAFTCTGSFPANQYLDLKFLDARGSAMTFSDLSDNTMLIHLSLAQCGLTHAPSVGFPNLRSLDLSDNLLHSISSDLLDKLPRLETLSLADNPLTSLLPTGPTPTVYSTLHALDLSGVKIPELNDSISKTFPNIRHLNLTNAQVERVTDDSLLLLTQLQTLDLRGCPLSSFSSRVFRPLSKLHAVYADTYRMCCPANLPENFDLNQCVSPPDRISSCDSLLGSTVLRASVSVYTIVAVTGNTLILLHHTYIRKVDMAVCFNTLLINLCVADLMMGVYLTIISVADQAFLGHYLWMDVAWRNGAACRLAGFLAVLSRQASAFIVCLITLDRLLAIVFPVSSARFRRSAGWMVCTLSWVAGLCVASLSVLQAPSSDTMYSQSGLCIPLPTDRLDNRKEIVALKVVFVFNLLLVLLIVFGNVFIFWTVFSTNLLFSDTRPKSRELIIARRVNLLDAVDATCWCINLFGLLPFLSSNVGVNLIIFVLPLPSVLNPLLYSYSFISEHMEKKREEELRKWLQLESRQKDLGRKTCRKKCSNSSGIDYQ; encoded by the coding sequence ATGGAGATAAATAACAAAGGCTTGTTTAAGGTCAAACGGTTAAACAAAACTTCTTCCTGTCCAGAGACTCATTTCCAGTGTCCTAATGGGTACTGTGTCCCTGTGTATGTCCGTTGCAACGGTGTATTCGACTGTCCCGGGAAAGGGGACGAAGCTGACTGCGAGACCTACACCTGTCCCGGCTACTACCGATGTCGCGGCTCGCGCGTGTGCGTGCACGCTGACCACCTATGTGACACCTGGCCGCAGTGTCCGCAGGCAGACGACGAGCTGTTGTGTAACCTGACTTGTCCTGACACCTGTGTGTGTCACGGCCTGGCCTTCACCTGCACAGGCAGCTTCCCCGCCAACCAGTATCTCGACCTGAAGTTTCTCGACGCCCGTGGCTCGGCCATGACCTTTAGTGACTTGAGCGACAACACGATGCTGATTCACCTCAGTCTGGCCCAGTGTGGCCTCACGCATGCGCCGAGCGTGGGGTTCCCCAACCTGCGCTCACTGGATCTGAGCGACAACCTTCTTCACTCCATCAGCAGTGACTTACTGGATAAGCTGCCCAGACTGGAGACCTTGTCCCTCGCGGACAACCCTCTCACGTCCCTGCTTCCTACAGGACCCACACCCACTGTGTACTCAACTCTTCATGCTCTTGACCTTTCCGGCGTGAAGATACCTGAGCTGAACGACTCCATCTCCAAGACTTTCCCTAACATCAGACATTTAAACTTGACAAACGCGCAAGTAGAGCGTGTTACAGACGACAgtctgttgctgctgacacagtTACAAACACTTGACCTGAGAGGATGTCCCCTGTCATCATTCTCATCACGTGTGTTCAGACCTTTGAGCAAGCTTCATGCTGTGTATGCCGACACTTACAGGATGTGCTGTCCAGCCAACCTTCCTGAAAACTTTGACCTCAATCAGTGTGTGTCGCCACCAGACAGAATTTCCTCCTGCGATTCTCTTCTGGGCTCGACTGTGCTTCGAGCGAGTGTGTCCGTCTACACCATTGTTGCTGTGACTGGAAACACACTTATCTTGCTGCACCACACCTACATAAGGAAAGTAGACATGGCTGTGTGCTTTAACACGCTGCTAATAAATCTGTGTGTGGCTGATCTTATGATGGGCGTGTACTTGACGATAATTAGTGTTGCTGACCAGGCCTTCCTCGGCCACTACCTGTGGATGGACGTGGCTTGGAGAAATGGCGCTGCCTGCAGGTTGGCCGGGTTCCTGGCTGTTCTTTCCAGACAAGCCTCAGCTTTTATTGTCTGCCTCATTACTCTAGATCGTTTACTCGCTATTGTGTTTCCGGTCAGTTCTGCTCGATTTCGCCGGAGTGCGGGCTGGATGGTCTGTACACTGAGCTGGGTGGCAGGACTGTGTGTTGCTAGTTTATCTGTGTTACAAGCCCCGTCATCCGACACCATGTACAGTCAGAGTGGACTCTGCATCCCGCTACCTACAGATAGGTTAGACAACCGGAAGGAAATCGTCGCTCTTAAAGtcgtatttgtttttaatcttcttCTTGTCCTCTTAATCGTTTTTGGCAACGTTTTCATATTCTGGACAGTTTTCTCCACAAACTTGCTGTTTTCAGACACTAGACCAAAGTCGAGAGAACTGATCATCGCGAGGAGAGTTAACCTCCTTGATGCAGTGGATGCTACTTGTTGGTGTATAAACTTGTTTGgacttttaccttttctttccaGTAATGTTGGAGTCAACctgattatttttgtcttgccTCTACCTTCTGTTCTCAACCCCCTCTTGTATtcttacagttttatttcagaacatatggagaaaaagagagaagaagaactGAGGAAATGGCTTCAGTTAGAAAGTAGGCAAAAAGATTTAGGCAGAAAAACATGTCGCAAGAAATGTTCAAACTCAAGTGGAATTGATTATCaataa